The following are from one region of the Canis lupus familiaris isolate Mischka breed German Shepherd chromosome 30, alternate assembly UU_Cfam_GSD_1.0, whole genome shotgun sequence genome:
- the LOC119877744 gene encoding dynein light chain roadblock-type 1 produces the protein MAEVEETLKRLQSQKGVQGIIVVNTEGIPIKSTMDNPTTTQYANLMHNFILKARSTVREIDPQNDLTFLRIRSKKNEIMVAPDKDYFLIVIQNPTE, from the coding sequence ATGGCAGAGGTGGAGGAGACACTGAAGCGACTTCAGAGCCAGAAGGGAGTACAGGGCATCATCGTGGTGAACACAGAAGGCATTCCCATCAAGAGCACCATGGACAATCCCACTACCACACAGTATGCTAACCTCATGCACAACTTCATCTTGAAGGCCCGGAGCACCGTGCGTGAAATTGACCCCCAGAATGACCTCACCTTCCTTCGAATTCgctccaagaaaaatgaaattatggttGCACCAGATAAAGACTATTTCCTGATTGTGATTCAGAATCCAACTGAATAA